AATCACATGTGTCGAACCAAACATATGAATATTGCTACAGATAAGAACCAGTTAGGGAGACTAAATGACGAATCCTTGCAAGCACCGTTGATGCGATTAGTTCATGTgatctttttattttatgaaatttctgatgaaaaggaaatatatatataggggagccttattctcctatttatcccttagatttaagtttcttcTAAATATGGAACGTTAGATCTGATGCATCAAGGGACCAGATGGACTCTTGTTTTTTAAACCTGATAGGGGACCCTCTTCAACCCAAAATCACATCTCCTAATTTTCTGATCCATCACCCGCTTATTGCTAGCTCCTGCATCTCTCAACTCGAATCACATCTATGCACTTTATACTCCTTTTATTTGTCTCCTGTTGCTCTTAGTTTTGTCACAGTTATAGTATATTCGATGTGGGATCGTGTTATTCATTTCAATTTCTAATTGATTGATTTTTCAGGAACACCTAGTATGCCACCATAACCATGCCAGGGATGGAAGAAGAACACGGCCTTGAAATTAATACTATTTCATTTTCAATAATACCATACTactgtttcatttttaaatttggTAGAAATTAGCATTAACTTTCCTTGAGCATTCTCTGGCACCTGCCACTCTTAATTACCTCTAACTATAAAATTATCATATAAGCgcaatataatactactataaaaagattaaaagGTCAACACATAATAATAAAGGGGAACCACTTGCTCTAACCCCACCGCTAACCCATGATTAACCTTCCACCTTACCTTCCACATAATCTTTCCATTATTTCAGGTATTGATACTTTTTTTATAGTGGCAATTGCAACTATGATTCTTAGTATCTATTTATCCAACTAACTAATCAATGAAGTTGTTCATTGAAATACTACTTAAGTGGCTTGGCTAATGAGTTGCTAGGTCACTAATTACATGAATTTGATTTGGTAGCGTATCATGAATAACAGTACCAGTATAGAAATAGTGGACAACAATATGATCAAAGTAGCATGATTATGTCAATAATTACAATAAACTACTCCTGAAATTAGGGTACACGGGAAGACACCATCTTGACTTTCCAAGAGACCTAATTTCAATTGTATCAATATTATATAATCACTGGCCAactgttagagcatctccaagggaaaGAGTAAATGAAAAGGTATATTTACCTCTTctttataaaatttcatgctccaaTAGAAAAGGGTATATAGGGaggtattataccttctttcattttgagaatgtatctttacctcttcttgatagaaaaggtaaaaagttagttatttttgtttgtctttTTAATTTACCTTCTTTCATTGGAGTCCATTACTTTTTAAGAAGGAATAATAGTGGATTAGATACCATTCttgtatttcattgaataaataattaaaatgaggAATCTCGTATTTATAGGAGACTTTCTATAGCTAAATAAGATAAGAGTATGCACTAGATCTCAATATGAGTCTCATATATTATTTCCCTAAAAAAATAGTATAGATAGTAGAGAGTCTAAAGACAATATAAATTTGTTAGTTTTTATTAAAAAGGTAAAAATGAGTGAGGCTTGGCCTGTTATGCATTTAGTAGTTCCATCACTCCATGCAGAAGTATAATACTGTACTATTCTaaacattaaaatatatttcataattaattgcattaaaatatattatagaaatatatttctattttgggccTGTGGCTACCATTTTCTGCTTTATCATTGCCTATTCAGTTAAGGAAATTACAACCTTTATGTGATCTGGTTTAAATAGACCCACACGGCTAGCCTCTCGATTCCGGTCGAGGAATCTGTTATTCGATCCATTAGTACTACAAAATACAAATGATTACAACAGATAGCGGCGTCCTAATTCATTGGATAAGTTTGGTCACGCACTAACAAATTTCATCATTCTCCAATGTTGGAGAAGTAGTTTTTAGTAAGTTAGATTATGTAGCagtaaatttaattttcaagcaacataattttatgaattttaataatgtaaagcTTTACATTCCATTAATTACATTTTTAGTTGCTTATATTAATTTCACatacgacaaaaataaaaataaatatagtatccctccgtcccaaggaagatgacccattccttgagcgtcacgagattttatgcacttttattttatatgttaggtggagagaataaagtaatagagatgaaataaagtagagatgaaataaagtagagataaaatgacttctatttttagtaatgagtcattttgggtgagataaactaaaatggaaaatggaTCATCTTTaagtgggacggatgaagtatatgataattataaaataaaataattgtataatttgggttttatttgagaTATGGATTGTGGAATTATAATATTAAAGCATAAATTGAGGGAAATAATGAGACTCGGTAGTATTATAGTAGACTCATTTTACTTGAGAAATGTAACAACATCAAAATACTAGATCCGAAGATCAATGGTGAGTGGAGGGAATAGCATGAAGTTAATGTGTTTGGTTTTAAtggtagtatattttttgtcaACAAAAGGCAATGAGATAACACCTTGCAACTACATTGCAATCTACAACTTTGGCGACTCCAATTCAGACACCGGAGGAATAGCAGCAGCATTTTATCCGCCGGGGCCACCTTCCGGCATCACCTACTTCCATCGACCGGCTGGAAGAGCCTCCGATGGCCGCCTCATCATCGACTTCATCGGTAATGAAAAATTAACTGATCTCACCTACAACAATCTCGATTAATCTTGAATATACCTTTTAATATAAACCGTTCatgtttttcattttctttttgaagCTGAGGAGCTGGGAATACCATACCTAAGCCCATATCTAGACTCAATCGGATCGAACTACAAGCATGGTGCAAATTTTGCAACGGGAGGTGCAACCATTCAGCGCCCAAACGAGTCATGGACTGCCAACGGCATCAGCCCTTTCTCTCTTGACATTCAAATCGAGCATTTCACACAGTTTAGAGACAGATCAGCTTATGCCTACAATCAAGCCAAGGACGAATTCATAAAACAAAGACTGCCAAAACCTGATGAGGACATCTCCAAAGCTCTCTTCACACTGGACATAGGCCAAAACGACATCGCTTTTGGGATACGAACAATGAGCCTGGAAATCCAACTAGAAGCTCTCCCCAAAATAGTGAGCCAGTTTATCACACAAGTGAAAGTAAGTTGACCACTTACTCGATcctctcttttttattttccaataatgagacatttattgataGACAAATTAAGGACTCTTTGTAGGGTCTGTATGTGAGAGGGGCGAGGACATTTTGGATACATAACACGGGACCAATCGGTTGTTTGCCGGCGGCAACGAGCAAGGTTAAAGATCCGGAGCCGGGGTATCTAGACGAGATCGGATGTGTGAAGTATCAAAACGAAATTTGTATGCAGTTTAATAAACAGCTCAAGGATGAAATCGTGAAGCTTAGAGCAGAGTTGGCTGATGCAGCTGTAGTGTATGTTGATATGTATGCTGCCAAGTATAATTTGATCAGCCAAGTTAACAATCAAGGTGATTATATTTGTTcaaattgttgaatcaatcacaattgcAACGTGGTCTAAAAGGTGGAGTGTTGCAGGATTTGGGAAGCCTTTCGATGTATGCTGCGGCTATCATGGGATCGGGTACGATGTTTGGTGCGGGAACAGAGGAAACGTTGATGGAAGGGAAGTATACGCAGATTCTTGTCGGAATGTTTCGTCGGTTATAAGCTGGGACGGCGTTCACTACACCGAAGCTGCAAATCAGTGGATCGTCAACCGTATATTGACCGGAAATTTGTCCGATCCGATGACTGCGGCTTCAACAGCTTGCCATAAATGAGAAGGGCCCATTTCGTTGTAGAGATATTATCAAATCACTTTAATGGTAACTCAATTCATGTGCTGACGTGATTTATAAAAACAATTACTCCATTAGAATcaacattttgaaaaaataaaaataatactagtactatttctATAGATATATgcacaactttttttttatcattccaTAGAATAATCTATAtccatttatataaatattttctcattttttacttttatcataTGATTCTACTATTCACTacactattttttctttttctctcttactttatcaattactcTTACATGTTAAAACTCGTATTATCTCCAAATGACTTATTTCTATAGGACAAAGAGATTAGTACTCATGTTCATAGATAACTATGCATCAATAATGAACTTTTATACTTTGGAAAAGTTAATAGGATAAGATATAaacgaaaaaatagaaaataaaagaattatgGAATGGTCCAGCCAGTTGGCAGTTCATGACTGAACATGCCAATTTTGCGGTGCAAAAAAGCCAAATTTCACTATGATTTTCACGGCCGAACCGGACCAGACCGGACAATTCAACAATTCATGACAAATCGTTCCGGTCCATTAAATTTATTTCACAACTAAAACCCTCTATAAaaattactattattaattaaaaaggaaaattcaATGTTAGCTCCAAAACAAGTTGTAGTCATCCACATGTAGCTCAataataatttgattaaatatCTCCGAGAATGCGTCTCAGTCTACAAATTCCTATTTTAGAGGGGGCGAGCCATGATTTTGAATAAAAAGAGGGGTGAAATGAGAATATTCGACACTTCAAGCTTCTACgataaaattaaattgatttttcaAGGTTTACCGCTCAAATAATTTGCGAtcttttgaatatttttgtagGAAACTGAATCCATTGAATTCCCCTGCATTTACGAACCGAAAATTTCCTCTTGTAGCTATGGCCACTGAAGCTAGCTACGACAATCCCGACGACTGGGAGCTCATAAACGACGACGGCTTCGTCTACAAGCGCAAGAAGCGCCCCCGCCTCGAACCCACCGTCGCCGCCCCTCCGGCTTCGGAGCAGAACCACCGCCTCTTACGGCGAAAGAGGGCCCTGCTGAAGTTGAGGGAGAGGTACTTGGAAGAGATCAGCCGGTGGGAACTTTTGTCGAACACGTTGACGGCAATGGAGCAGAACGCTTCTACGCAATCGATGGAGCGTCATGAGCTGCATCCCTCGACGTCTTCTGATGGGGCTTCAAGCTCCAGCGAGCCTTCCGCGGCGGATTCCTATCGACGGAGACTCGTCGATGATCTTCTCTCTCAGGTACTCGCCGGAGAGTCTTCAGCATCTCCACAATTTGTTTCTGGAAgcttctaatttttttaattaggtCAATTTTGGGTATTTGCAGGTTAAAGAGCAAGAGGCAATAATTGTGAATGTATCGAATATGTGTGATATAGCCGAAGTATTGTGCAGCGCAAAAGAGGCAATTGTTAGGCAGCAGCTAATAGACCTGCCGATTTGGGATCCTTCTCCACACGAGCTCATGGCCGGATTAGGTGATGATCAAAGTAGGCATCTTTAGCAATATTTAAGtgtaatattttgatttttttttctgattgaaACAAAAAAGTAGCAATTAGGGCAAACTGTACAATGGCTGCGATATGCAACATGTATCTTAGCTTGAGTGGTAGTGCAATGAGGTTAGTTTTGAATCAGTTGAGTTGTAGAGTTACTCCTTAGCTGTATAAACTAGGATTCATGGTGTCAGGTTCGTTGATCTTCTAGCACAAAGAATGTGTTATCATTGATGACATTTCTGGTTTTGGGCTTTGCTTGATGTCTATCTTCAAGTATTGGAGCTGGAATGGGTGGTCTTGTGGTGGTCCGGTGGAGGCTTCGGGTGTTCATATACGAAGCTTCTGTGATTTGTATGAAGGGTTGTTTCTAGGTAAAGGTGGCTAGATGTTAGATTTTGTAAGATGAAACTAGCAAGCAATGATCTAATCTACATGTGATTTTTCTGAGTATGTTGACCATGTTAGGATGTTGTATGATCAGCCTAATACTCATAATTCACTTCTCATTTCTCAGGGAGTATTACTATTTGAATTTATATTCTCTTACTTTGTTTTGATCGTGCATAGTATTTTTAGACATCTTTCTTGGAGCCATTTTCTTCAATTCTTTT
This portion of the Salvia splendens isolate huo1 chromosome 10, SspV2, whole genome shotgun sequence genome encodes:
- the LOC121750976 gene encoding uncharacterized protein LOC121750976 isoform X2 encodes the protein MATEASYDNPDDWELINDDGFVYKRKKRPRLEPTVAAPPASEQNHRLLRRKRALLKLRERYLEEISRWELLSNTLTAMEQNASTQSMERHELHPSTSSDGASSSSEPSAADSYRRRLVDDLLSQVKEQEAIIVNVSNMCDIAEVLCSAKEAIVRQQLIDLPIWDPSPHELMAGLGDDQSRHL
- the LOC121750928 gene encoding GDSL esterase/lipase At5g14450, with protein sequence MVSGGNSMKLMCLVLMVVYFLSTKGNEITPCNYIAIYNFGDSNSDTGGIAAAFYPPGPPSGITYFHRPAGRASDGRLIIDFIAEELGIPYLSPYLDSIGSNYKHGANFATGGATIQRPNESWTANGISPFSLDIQIEHFTQFRDRSAYAYNQAKDEFIKQRLPKPDEDISKALFTLDIGQNDIAFGIRTMSLEIQLEALPKIVSQFITQVKGLYVRGARTFWIHNTGPIGCLPAATSKVKDPEPGYLDEIGCVKYQNEICMQFNKQLKDEIVKLRAELADAAVVYVDMYAAKYNLISQVNNQGFGKPFDVCCGYHGIGYDVWCGNRGNVDGREVYADSCRNVSSVISWDGVHYTEAANQWIVNRILTGNLSDPMTAASTACHK
- the LOC121750976 gene encoding uncharacterized protein LOC121750976 isoform X1 — translated: MRRAHFVVEILSNHFNAMATEASYDNPDDWELINDDGFVYKRKKRPRLEPTVAAPPASEQNHRLLRRKRALLKLRERYLEEISRWELLSNTLTAMEQNASTQSMERHELHPSTSSDGASSSSEPSAADSYRRRLVDDLLSQVKEQEAIIVNVSNMCDIAEVLCSAKEAIVRQQLIDLPIWDPSPHELMAGLGDDQSRHL